The genomic window CAACAGACACACCTGCAACAGCCGAAAACTCAAACACACGCTTTTCCCTTGGGATAGCGACCTGCTCTCCTATCAGCCcgacagaataaaaaaaaaaaaataataataaaggctTCTCCTTGGAAAACCAGTGACTTGTTAAGGACGTGACAACCAGCCGAACTGGAACTGGGTTTGTAAAACAGGAGCtcgaaaaagcaaagtaaaatttcAAACCGACAGCTGTCTCGAACGCAATGCAAgagattggggggaaaaaataccagAAATCTTTGGTTTTCGCATCCAGCACCCGcacggggcagggggacgggcagggctgagctgcagcCTGCGTTGCGGGAGCAGCATCGCTTTTGGGGCTCATTTATTCAAACCCCTTTGCTGGGAGGACTGGAAACCAGAGGGCAGAGGCTggcagccccgcagcagcgggGTTTTGCTCCAGGGTCATTCCCATGGAGATAAATCCCGGGAGCCCACGGCTCCAGGGCCCTGCTGCCGCGCTGGAGCGCTTCCGAGCATCCTTTtaaatcaacaacaaaaatgaaCCCAAGAAACCATgtgcagaaataaattaaaaacccaaaCCGTACTTCAGGAAAGAAAGTCCCTTTTTGCAGGAGACttaacagcagcagctgggggagcCGAACCCCAAAGCGAGCCCTTTCTCCCCCCCGTTGCCAGCCCGGCGGCTATAGGAAGAAGAGCTTGTCGCGGAGCTGGGCGCTGGGCTCGTGGTGCAGGACCTGCCCCGAGAGGAAGGCCAGCTTGTGCGCGTATTTGCACGGAGCAGGGACCCGGACGGTGCCCGGCCAGTTCCAGTAGAGGTGACAGAGCTTGAAAGTCAACCTGGGGACAGCGAGAGGAGAGGGTGTTAGAGCTCCCCGGCACCCCGGGGCTTGCAGGATCCACGCTTTGGGGACGGATCCTGCTCCCCGAGGCAGCGCTGTGCTCCggcagggcagcgctggctccggcagctccagcagctctctAGCTGCGAAGGCCGCAAGGCCAAATCTGCTCACAGGGATGTTTTCTTCCCGATTGCACAAGTTAAAGGTCAGGCTCTGCCTGGGCACTGATAGCGGCTGATTGCATTAATTACCCGGGGGCTATTTGAGCCGCGTTTGAACCCGCAGCCGCTCTCCTGCAAAGCCACCCAGGCCAGCGCTGGGTGACACAGATTTTCCTTTATCCCACTTGCAATTAGCTCGCTCCCAGAGGGGAGGCAAGATGGATGTCGAGGCAACGTGTCCAGTCCTCCCAGCTGACCCAGTGTGAAGAGCAGACTTGGCCCAGTGCCTGCACAGCtacccgctgccctccccgctaGCTCCGGGGGGCTGTTTTGCAAAAATCCCCAGATTTGGGGGGGTCAGACACGGGTCCCCACGCTGCAGATTGTTGGGGGGGCTGTGGAAAGCCCGCCCTTACCTCTGCATATGCTCGCAGCTGAGGTTGGCCGTGTTCAGCACGCAGACGTAGCGCGTGGGGACGCTGCAGCCCTGGCGAGAGCGATGGGCCAACAAAAAGAAATCCTGCCTGAGAGGGAGGGAAGGCGAAggttgtggggtggttttttttttttgcaaaccttTTTTTGGcacacaacttttaaaaaaaacccgaaaGCAGCCGGCATTGCTCACCAGTCCGAGCTGGTGACCGTGTGATCGATGACCGTCCCCGGAGGAGGGGACGCGAGCTGTTCCGCCGTGAGGGTGTAGAAGTTGGTGCTGATTTGTTTCTGCACCACCATGACCACCATGCTGGGCTGGTAGTTCTCAAAGGTGTCGAAGCACTTCTGCATCTGCGGGATCTCGTACTTGAGCACGGTGTCGAGCTGGCTGTCGGACACGCCGTCCCTGTACACGACTATCTTCTTGGGCAAGCAGTGGTTCATCTGGAGAAGCAGAAATTGGAAGAGgtcactggtttttttcccccaccgtGCTCAGGACTAGCTGGAAGGGGGAGACGCATGCCCTGGCAAGAAGCTGGGCACTAGATGCCCACCGGGTCTCCAGGGCTGACAATTCAGTGGTCTTCCAGCCTGTGATTTCAACCCATCGCCCTCGAGCTTTGCAGAAAGCCCCTAACTATACTCAGCCCCAGCAAATTTCAGAGGGGCCGGCAGGGCAGAGGGAAACAGCGTTTGCACTAATCCTGCCCGCGGGCAAGCGTTCGGTGACCGCCGAACTTCCAGTTTTCAGGGGTGTTTCTCCAGCACCCGCAGAGGGATGGGAAAATCCCAAAAGCGGGTCCCTGCTGCCGATGGCTCCTGGCCTCCGCCCCATCACACGCTGCTTTTCTCACGCTAGGGACGTGGGACAAGAGGACAGGGCTCAGCAGTTTGATGCTGATACGAGCAGAGGCGTAACAGGGCACTTCCCCCAGTGCAAACTAATCCTCGAGGCAGGTTCACACGTTCCCGAGATAAGGGCGAGCCTCCTGAGGCACGCGTGCCTGCGGGTGCCGCATCCAGTCCAAAGGCTGCTGAGGATGTTTGCTCGCTCGCACGCACTCGGGCTGagaggtttggggggtttttcCCTTGCTTTGAGGAGACATTAAACCGTGGGAGGGCTTTTTTGATAGCGCCGGGCTGGGGGTTTGGCCTTACCTCGTGGAAATGCTGGAGGGCATCGGCCAGGCAGAGCCGCAGGCTGTCGGCGATCTCCTGGTGGGGCATCTGGAAGACCACCCTGGAGTACCACTTGGTGAGGACACTGGGGACGGAGGGGACGAGCGTCAGGCACCCCCCTCGCCAGCCAAAGTCCACCGAACCGTTGAGCAACCGAAACCGACCCCAGCTCGGCGCTGGCGGCGCCTTTCCCGGCGATACGGTGCCGAGGGCGCGCCAAAGGCCGCCGCTGCCTGCGCCGGCGGCCAGCGACGCCCAACACAAACGCGCTGGCGGAGACCTTGCTGAGCGCAGCGGTCGGGGAAGGCATCAGCTTCGCCCCTTTCACGGTAAAGGGGAGGCAGCGGCGATGCTGGTgtgggaccccccgccccgcatcCCCAGGGCGGAGCGGGAGGAGAGCCGTCCCTCCCGGGGCACCACGTACTGATTCATGCTGGCCACGAAGCCGATGACGGAGCGCATCCCTTTGCTGCGGCCGTGGTAGACGTCCATGCCGATGACCATCAGCTGtttctgggggagggggggaaaaccaGGCAGGTGGGAGTTAGGGATAAGTCAGACACCTCCGGGCTGCCCTGCCTGGATCCCCCCGGCTGCGAGGGACGTCGCACTCACAAAATGGAGACGCCCAATTCTGCAGATGGTTCATCCACATCCCATGGGAATGGGATGAACTCAGAAAGCCCATGACCTCAACAGTTTACACCCTGGAGCTTGCAAACTCATGGCACGCATGTGGTTTTGCCCGTCTTACCAGGGGGATGTCGACCCCCCAGAGCTCGCCGCCCAGCTTGCAATTCATCTGCAGCAAGACTTTCTGGACCACGCTCTTCATCTTGCCCGACTGGCCCGCGAGGGACTGCGCGTTGATGACCTGCGGGGAGGAAAATCAGGGAAAAGCGAGGCTGGAGATGCCCACGGCTTCCCCAtgctggtggtgcccttccgccGAGCCCCTCGCCTACCTGGGAGGGCACCGGGGACTGCACGCAGCACAGCTTCTTGATGGCCCCGTACAAGTCCTCCCGGCTGCTGGAGATTATGCACAGGAGCAGCTGCACCTTGTCCTAGGGGGAAGCACAGCAAGGGAGGGCGACGCACGAGCGTCGGACGCACGGGGATCCGAGAAGACCCACCTCGTGCTAACCTGCGCtatccccccgcgcccccctcctCACCTCACTACCCAAAACGCTTCGGATGGTCTTGGCGTAGGTCTCGATGCGGTCGTCCTTCAGCTCCACCAAGGCGGGACGGCTGATGTGCATGCCGATGGGGCCGCAGACGCTCTCCATGGCGGCCACCAGATCCTTCGCCAGGTCCTGCAGGCGCTTCGGGTAAACCAGCAACCAGTAATTCATGGAGATCTAGGAGGGAGGCAAGGACAGCCCTTGGCTCGGGGCCGCGGCTGCAGAACCacgcagctcccagccctgcagcacagagggaaatctgggagagggaaagcagcCCAAGAGGACCCTAACGGGCACACGACAACATCTGATTCCTGCAGTCTGAAATCCTTCAGCCACTCCAAGAGGAGGTGGGAAAGCAGCCGCTGCAGCCGGGTACCTCTAACCTCcttaggaaaaacaggctgaagcATAAAGCCAATATAAATAAGGGAAGGGTTTTAGCTCGAACAAGCTCAGACGGGAGCGGGGCAGACGGGATGCCAGCACTAAGAAAACCCATCCCAGTTTTCAAACAAGGGGATGTTGTTGTAAGGGCCGAGCCGCGGGCTCACCGCCGAGATGGAGGCTTCTCGCATGACCTCCTTGTTCCAGCTCAGGTCCTCGCCGGGGATGAAGGAGCTGTGCCGCAGGTTGATCCTCTCCGCGGGCAGGACTCGGCCCTGGGTCTAAACGGAGCAGAAACCCACGGCAGCTCCAGAGCTGCCGCGGTGCAGCCATTGCCTCCGTTCCCGGTGGGGGGAGCTCGGAGCCTGGCCCCCCGCAGCCCTTACCCTGTGGATGTCTGGGTCCAGGCTGAGCCCCCAGCGCATCAGCTCCCCTGAGGCCTCCGGGCTGTCCTTGATCCTGCGCAGGAGGCTGGTGAGACGCGCGTAGTGctgcctggggctctgcagcATCTCCCGCATCACGTCCTGCAGCGGGCGGGCACCGGAGGAGGCGCGTTGGGGAACCCCCGGGTGTGATGGGGGGCTCCGAGCTCTCCAAACCGCGCAACGCCGGCTCGGGTGAGCAGGGACCATCAGATACAAACGTGCTCTGACCTTCACCATTCGACTCTCCTTCCTTATCTCGGGGACCCCCGTCATGAAGGTGAGCTCCGGCACGAGCAGTACCATGTCCAGCCGACgctgcagggagggggacaggcacCGTCAGCACCCCGAGGGGGCTGCAAGCCCCTGCCCTCCCAGTGACAGGCAggacaggggctggaggagccaaGAAAAGACCATGAGTCTCAATTTCTCCTCCCCAGGTCTCCGTGCCTGGCTCACCTTCCCCTCCGGCGTCTGTTTTTCCCTGGGCCTGTGGACGAGCAACggctgctccagctccctgaTGGTGATCCCGTAGGCTTTGCTGGAAAAACGGCAGGGAGATGGCATCATTCCTGCTCCTGCTCACCCACCTCCGCTCAGAGCCAGGCATCAAGCCCTTCCCTACCGACAGACGCTCATCCCAAGGGATGCTCCCGCAGGTCCCTACCTGTAGTAGTCCACGAAGGTGATCTCGTCGCCACTGGCCAGGGTGAAACTGTCCCTCGGGGTCTTGTTCCAGTCGATGTCGTCGATGCGGTAGGTGCGGTTGTTGTAGCGGGTGATGACCACGTTGCCCACCAGCTGCTTGGTGCACTCGTCCTGGAAGCTGCTGAGGCTTTGCTTGTAGATGGTGTGCctgcggcggggagagggggcggaGGAGAGGCTCAGGGTGATGCTCCCTGCCCGCGCTACcccaaaaataaaatgccttttgcCAAACGGCACCGGTGGCCGCGGGCCCGTCGATCACAGCTGGCACTGCCCTCACCAAGAGCCAGCCCTGGGCACGCGGCTGCTGGAAAACCACCCTCATCCCTAAAGCCCCGCAAGGCTCCTCCGggctttttcccttctcttaCATGAAATTCAGGACGGAATCGCTGCGGACGACTTTGTGGATGGCATCAACCAAGAGGAAAAGGCCGCCGTCCTTCTTCCGGATGCTGACACAGTATCCCGGCCAAATCTGCAGCCTGTGCCCGGAGAGGAAGATGCCCAACGGCGCCTGGGTTAAAACCGGAGCCGCCTGCACGGCGCTGCCAGAGGAGCCGGGCAGCCATCCCGCTCGCCAAGGAGCGCTCAAAACACACGGGGATTTATTTCCCAGCTGGCTGCCAGCTTTCAGCTAATAACCCCTGAATTGCACTGCAGAAAACAGGCGCTCTGAGGTCAGGCTAACCAGAGCTGGCCGAGAGAGCTGACCTGGCAAAGACTTCCGAATTTCCAGCCTCGCGCTGCTGCCAGGGGGTCAGGGACGTCCCCATCCCGCGCTCACGCGCTTggacagcagcaggaggaaaccGTGACCAGCACCCACCTGTAATGCTGTAATATGGTGGCCTGGGCAGGttcaaagaaatttctcccaacaAGCTTCATATCTAAGATTCTCATCACcctagggaagaaaaataaaagcggGATGGGCTCAGGctcggagggaggaggaggagggtctcCTCCCTGGAGCTTGGGGAAGGTCTCCGCTGTCCCTCACCTCCGGAAGACCACGTTGTAAAAGGGGACGCAGAGATCCGAGCTGGGCTCCAGGACCTTGGTCATCTGGATGGTGATGGCGATCTCTTCCCCATGGCTGCTCCTCCGAGCCTTCAGACTGACCAGCTGCGGGGTGAGACGGCGCGTTAGCCAGGGCGGGAGGGATGCTCTCCTACCCAGGACAGTGACTGGAGACCCGGGGGGGCATCCCCGTACCCCCAAATTGGCTAGAACAACCTCACCCTGGTGCAGATCACATCGCCTCTTACCTGGGGGAGCAGGATGGGCAAGTAGAGGATGGAGCCATCGAACGCGGTCACGTCCCCCGTCACCGCCCGGTGCTCCTTCAGCATGGCGAAGCGCGTGCTCCTGCACTCCACCTCGGGGCTGCCGGAGATGGGGATGCAtcgcctgctgctgctggcacgtCCTCGGTCTTTCaaccctcctctgccccccagcaAGACCCCGCTCaggaccccaaaaaccccacgAGGGGGAAAAGCCAGAGCTCATTTGCtttgctgccctgcagcagctctgcctgcaggcgCCGTGGCCGTGCCGGCCGCTCCATCTAGCGGCTACCGGGacggaggaaggaaaggagagacacggagggctctgcccaggggcaCCCACCCTTCGAGGGACTGTGGGGGAGCCCGGCCCCCTGTGCCCACACCGATACCTGAAGGTAACATGGTACTGGTAGACGGCTTCATTCTGGCAGTGGATTTTAACTGAGTTCAGCCCCACGGCTAAGGCGGTTCCCTTCGCCACCGGCTTCGTCCCCGGTGCCCTAAGAGAGACGGGGCAGAGGCAGGATGGGCAGTCGCGACCCCAAAACTTGGGGCTGGGGCTCACCAATGCTTCACTTACGGTCTGCTGGCAGCCGGGGGCGTCTCTGGGGCGGGTGCGGGCGGCAGGGAGGGCCGAGGTCCCGGTGGATGCAGCATGGGCGCAGCAGTGGTGCAGAGCTTCCCGCGGGATGGCACGGCGGCGTCtctcccgggggggccgggcagtGTGTTCCCTCTGCCTCGCCACAGGATCCTGCGTCCCCGGCGCGGGCAGAGGTGAGCCCCGGCACGCTGGGGACACGCCGGCGGCGTCCTGGCTGCAAACCCCCAGTGATGgccctccccaccacccaccccccGATGCAACCCCCCGGCAATCCCCCCCCTGCGGCAGCCGGGTCCCCCTGCTCACGCCCCACAGGCAGCGGGTGCTCCCTGCTCGGGGATGCTCAAAACACCCAGTTTTGGCTGAGAGCCGCCCAGCCGGCCGCGGCACCACGCCACCGAGGGAGCGGGCACCGGCTCGGTCACGCCAGcggtgtcacccccccccccagcccgccgccACCGGGGTCGGTGATTAAACCATCAGGACTCGGGGCCGAGGCgggaggggggacatggggacactcacCGCCCGCGTGCGGGGAGCgctgccaccgccgcctccccctcgTCGTCCTCCACCGCCGGGCTGGGCCGCGCCAGAGCCTCCACCACGCCAGTGGTGCCGCGGCCTGCGGGAAGGAGAGAGCACGGTGGgtggcagcggcggggggggggggcctggccgGGCCTCCCCAGGCATAACCACCTACCGAGGGGCCAGTCCCCCGGCTCCAGAGAGGGGCAGGGCCGCTCGCCCAGGCCCAGGCCGCACAGCAGGGCGGAGAGCGGGGCCAGGGAGGGCCGGGGCTcgggcgggccgggctggggcaggCGCTGGGTGCGGCCCGGGAGCCCCCGCAGcctgcccgggggagcggggcccgggccggggccggggccggggccgggcaggcggAAGGACCGGGGGGGCTCCATGATCGCCCCGTCGAGGATCGGCCGCCTGCAGCGCCGAGCACGCCGCTATCGCCCCGCTGCGCAGGCGCGGCTCCGCCCACGCACCGCCCCACCCTTTATCGGGCAGCTCGCTGGCCACGCCCCTCGTGGAGGTGccccccgcgggggcggggcttcggcaccgcggacagcgcccggggagccgggggggggggggggctgggggggcgggggggcaggagcgggggggcagttgggggggcgGCTgagggggcgggagcggggggggcaggagcgggggggcagttgggggggcggctgggggggcaggagcgggggggcagttggggggggcagttgggggggcgGCTGagggggcaggagcgggggggggcaggagcgggggggcagttgggggggcggctggggggggcaggagcgagggggcAGATGCGGGGGGGCGGCTGGAGCGGGGGGGGTGTAAGTTGGATgggacggggcaggggggcaACAGCAGCGGGGCaagtgcagccccagccctgctctgcacaggCAATTGGTGCTTCCCTGCCCGCCGGGGCTGCCTGTGGGGGGGGCACGCAGGGAGGATTTGGTTCCATCATGGGGGACAGTCGGGTGAtgctggttccccccccccccccaagacacGCAGCCTCCTGCCACCATGACGGAGATGCAGTGGTGGGGTCACTTGCTGGCCCCCCCCGGTGCTGCAGGGGAGCCCAGGGCCAACGCTggtccccggggggtccccccacatcctgctgcctgcccccacccagcccctcggggtgctcagcccctgggggggccggggttCTGCCCGCCGAGCCCTGGCACGATGCGGGGGCTCTCCCAAGGGAGCGCTGGGTGAGTAAGTGGCCAAGGAGGTGGCCCCACATCGGGGCCCGACAGGCTGGTGGCAACCGGTGAGGCAGGCGGCGCGGGGCAGAGgctgccggcggccccgcgggggagAGCGGGGAGAGAGGACGAGAGGGAGCAGCCCCACGTCGGAGGGAAAAAAGAGGCTTTTATTCCACATTTCCCCCCGCAGGCGCGTGTCCTGCTCTCCCCAGCGTGTGTGCGGCTGCGGGAGAGCCGGGGGGGGACGCCACGGTCCCACGCATCCAGAAATCTGTGAGATGGAGGCAGCCACGGCCCCTGCCTGTTTTGCACAGGAGGGGGGCAGCGGGTCTGGGGGACCCAgccggagcccccagccccggtccTGCTCCACCGCAGGGCCGGGAAGGAGGTAGgagccagccctgcacccacaccTGCAGAAGACACCTCTCCGTGTCCCAAAGGGGCTGAGGGCAGAGCCAGGGTGCTGTAGGGTCCCTGAGCTGTGCAGGGACCGTCCCCACGGGCTGCGGGCATGGGGCTGGGCCCCCCCGGTTCCCCCTGGGCTACCGGTGCCGGTGCTCCAGCAGAGCCTCGAAGTCCGGGGAACACACCAGCTTGTGCTTCACGTGGCCCAGGACGATCATCTCGCCCGTCCGGTTGTCCCCGATG from Calonectris borealis chromosome 27, bCalBor7.hap1.2, whole genome shotgun sequence includes these protein-coding regions:
- the PIWIL2 gene encoding piwi-like protein 2 → MLHPPGPRPSLPPAPAPETPPAASRPAPGTKPVAKGTALAVGLNSVKIHCQNEAVYQYHVTFSPEVECRSTRFAMLKEHRAVTGDVTAFDGSILYLPILLPQLVSLKARRSSHGEEIAITIQMTKVLEPSSDLCVPFYNVVFRRVMRILDMKLVGRNFFEPAQATILQHYRLQIWPGYCVSIRKKDGGLFLLVDAIHKVVRSDSVLNFMHTIYKQSLSSFQDECTKQLVGNVVITRYNNRTYRIDDIDWNKTPRDSFTLASGDEITFVDYYSKAYGITIRELEQPLLVHRPREKQTPEGKRRLDMVLLVPELTFMTGVPEIRKESRMVKDVMREMLQSPRQHYARLTSLLRRIKDSPEASGELMRWGLSLDPDIHRTQGRVLPAERINLRHSSFIPGEDLSWNKEVMREASISAISMNYWLLVYPKRLQDLAKDLVAAMESVCGPIGMHISRPALVELKDDRIETYAKTIRSVLGSEDKVQLLLCIISSSREDLYGAIKKLCCVQSPVPSQVINAQSLAGQSGKMKSVVQKVLLQMNCKLGGELWGVDIPLKQLMVIGMDVYHGRSKGMRSVIGFVASMNHVLTKWYSRVVFQMPHQEIADSLRLCLADALQHFHEMNHCLPKKIVVYRDGVSDSQLDTVLKYEIPQMQKCFDTFENYQPSMVVMVVQKQISTNFYTLTAEQLASPPPGTVIDHTVTSSDWQDFFLLAHRSRQGCSVPTRYVCVLNTANLSCEHMQRLTFKLCHLYWNWPGTVRVPAPCKYAHKLAFLSGQVLHHEPSAQLRDKLFFL